From a single Planococcus shenhongbingii genomic region:
- a CDS encoding penicillin-binding protein 1A → MSEKPLSREQRRKAIEQQKKTGKKQNKKPSGGGWIKRIFLTLLLVGVFGLLCGIGLFAFYASSAPELDEELLRDPISPTFIAADGETEIPYITSENRTYVEYKDIPKMMEDAILATEDNRFYDHSGIDVIRLGGAVIANITGGFGSQGASTITQQVIKNSFLSNDKTLKRKAQEAYLAFKLEKAYSKEEIFEMYFNKILMSGNIYGFGTASEYFYGKPLDELELHQAALLAGMPQSPNGYNPFKNPERAEKRRNVVLSLMEQHGKITTAEKEEAQAVSVTDSLVPESERVTAEVNGEYTAFMEMVENELESLEGDYSLDDGLTIYTTLDPAVQKTVNETMASDFFFDDKVESALTVVDTKTGGIRAIGAARDYSGDHRINYATSKDRQVGSTIKPLVAYGPAIEYLDWSTGETTVDEPYSYEDGKKIRNVDGDFLGSMTIREALYRSRNIPAVKTLKEVGTENAAEFTENLGLELENIYESTALSADKISTVEMAGAFAAFGNGGVFTEPHTITKIVFRDGTTEQVVKPESVPAMKDSTAYMVTDMLRDVVDTDLRGSTGKEAAIRGLDLAGKTGTSNYSAEKLDEYGLDSSSAPDIWFAGYTPEYSISVWSGYPTRKIGIDTASDERLISQRIFSTVMSDISSSESGEFEKPDSVVELEVEEGSSPLKLASAYTPYSLRSTELFVRGTEPNQVSQRYVKEDLDTPSGLRASVDGNTANLSWNYDDTDGVAFKVTVEVDGNNTTLDTTSNMSYSFNGLEEGKTYTFRVTAVSNNDASDPASVRVSVAAAPEEPEEEPAEEPEEPAEEPEEEPAEEPAEEPAEEPTEEPTEPVEPEQPEEEPVEPEEPAEEPVEPEEPAEEPVEPEQPAEDEGNGNSGNSNGNGNNNSNGGNGGEGNNEGGANPASVPTETPPAKTPPAGTPPAETPAAEGNNQP, encoded by the coding sequence GTGAGTGAAAAACCCCTTTCGCGCGAACAGCGCAGAAAAGCAATCGAACAGCAGAAGAAAACAGGTAAAAAGCAAAACAAAAAACCATCAGGCGGCGGCTGGATCAAGCGCATCTTTTTGACACTTTTATTAGTAGGAGTATTCGGTTTGCTTTGCGGCATTGGCTTGTTTGCATTTTACGCAAGCAGTGCACCTGAACTCGATGAAGAATTATTGCGTGACCCAATAAGCCCTACTTTCATCGCAGCAGATGGAGAAACCGAAATTCCCTATATAACGTCCGAAAACCGGACTTATGTGGAATATAAAGATATTCCGAAAATGATGGAAGATGCCATTCTTGCTACGGAAGATAACCGGTTTTATGACCACTCTGGCATTGACGTCATCCGCCTTGGCGGTGCCGTTATTGCCAACATTACCGGAGGCTTCGGATCTCAGGGTGCAAGTACAATCACCCAGCAAGTGATTAAAAACTCTTTCTTGTCAAACGACAAAACCCTGAAACGGAAAGCTCAAGAAGCTTATCTCGCTTTCAAGCTTGAAAAAGCTTATTCAAAAGAAGAAATCTTCGAAATGTATTTCAATAAAATTCTCATGTCAGGCAATATTTACGGGTTCGGAACAGCTTCTGAGTACTTCTACGGAAAACCGCTCGATGAACTTGAATTGCATCAGGCTGCGCTGCTTGCAGGCATGCCGCAAAGCCCGAACGGCTATAATCCGTTCAAAAACCCGGAACGCGCGGAAAAAAGACGTAATGTCGTCTTGAGCCTCATGGAACAGCACGGCAAAATTACGACAGCCGAAAAAGAGGAAGCCCAAGCGGTATCAGTAACCGATTCACTCGTGCCTGAAAGCGAACGCGTTACTGCTGAAGTCAACGGCGAGTATACGGCTTTTATGGAAATGGTCGAAAATGAACTGGAATCGCTCGAAGGCGATTATTCTTTGGACGATGGGTTAACCATTTACACGACGCTGGACCCTGCCGTCCAAAAAACAGTCAATGAAACGATGGCTTCGGATTTTTTCTTTGATGACAAAGTGGAATCGGCTTTGACAGTGGTTGATACAAAAACCGGCGGCATCCGCGCAATCGGCGCTGCCCGCGATTACAGCGGCGATCACCGGATCAATTACGCCACGTCAAAAGACCGTCAAGTTGGTTCCACCATCAAACCTTTGGTGGCTTACGGGCCTGCCATCGAATATTTGGATTGGTCGACAGGCGAAACGACTGTCGATGAGCCCTACTCCTATGAGGATGGCAAAAAAATCCGCAACGTTGATGGAGATTTCCTTGGCTCGATGACGATTCGGGAAGCCCTGTACCGCTCGCGGAACATCCCGGCCGTGAAAACGCTAAAAGAAGTCGGAACCGAAAATGCGGCGGAATTCACTGAAAATCTAGGTCTGGAACTTGAAAATATTTACGAATCCACTGCATTGAGTGCTGATAAAATATCAACCGTCGAAATGGCCGGCGCATTTGCCGCATTCGGCAATGGCGGAGTTTTCACAGAACCGCATACTATCACAAAAATAGTTTTCCGTGATGGTACAACCGAACAAGTCGTCAAACCGGAATCTGTACCTGCTATGAAAGACAGCACGGCGTACATGGTCACCGATATGCTGAGAGATGTAGTCGATACGGACCTTCGCGGGTCAACAGGAAAAGAAGCGGCTATCCGAGGTTTGGATCTTGCTGGTAAAACAGGTACATCCAATTATTCAGCTGAAAAATTGGATGAATATGGTCTGGATTCCTCTTCAGCACCGGACATTTGGTTTGCAGGCTATACCCCTGAATACTCGATTTCCGTCTGGAGCGGCTATCCGACAAGAAAAATCGGCATCGATACTGCTTCGGATGAACGGTTGATTTCTCAACGTATTTTCAGTACAGTCATGTCTGACATTTCATCGTCGGAATCGGGCGAATTTGAAAAACCGGATTCTGTTGTAGAACTTGAAGTTGAAGAAGGAAGCTCCCCTCTTAAACTGGCAAGCGCTTATACTCCATACAGTTTGAGAAGCACAGAATTGTTCGTGCGCGGCACGGAACCAAATCAAGTATCACAAAGATATGTTAAGGAAGACCTAGATACTCCATCTGGCTTGCGTGCAAGCGTTGATGGCAATACAGCCAACCTATCGTGGAATTATGATGACACTGATGGCGTCGCTTTTAAAGTCACTGTCGAAGTAGATGGCAATAATACTACTCTGGACACGACAAGCAATATGAGTTACTCATTTAATGGCCTTGAAGAAGGAAAAACCTATACGTTCCGAGTAACTGCAGTCAGCAATAACGATGCGAGCGACCCGGCTTCCGTTAGAGTATCGGTAGCTGCAGCTCCTGAAGAGCCGGAAGAAGAACCGGCCGAGGAACCTGAAGAGCCGGCTGAAGAGCCGGAAGAAGAACCGGCCGAAGAACCAGCTGAAGAACCAGCTGAAGAACCGACTGAAGAGCCAACTGAACCAGTTGAACCGGAACAGCCGGAAGAAGAACCGGTTGAACCGGAAGAACCTGCCGAAGAACCGGTTGAACCAGAAGAACCGGCTGAAGAACCGGTTGAACCGGAACAGCCAGCTGAAGATGAAGGCAATGGCAACAGCGGCAATAGTAATGGTAATGGTAATAATAATAGCAATGGAGGCAATGGAGGCGAAGGTAATAATGAAGGTGGAGCAAATCCAGCTTCAGTCCCAACTGAAACTCCTCCTGCTAAAACTCCACCTGCAGGGACTCCTCCTGCAGAGACTCCAGCTGCTGAAGGAAATAACCAGCCGTAA
- a CDS encoding YpoC family protein — MKLSQRLIKEKTDPFFNQWTILKEVIENSHRLRDSKGQHAMADGIILYKNLLQQCDNQITPLNGQERLMFIEQRPSNYAAFRQLDELFAEMKKLIASKRVQLKRLEE; from the coding sequence ATGAAATTGTCACAGAGGTTAATTAAAGAAAAGACAGATCCATTTTTCAACCAGTGGACTATATTGAAAGAAGTTATTGAAAATAGCCATCGGCTGCGGGACAGTAAAGGCCAACATGCGATGGCAGATGGAATCATATTATATAAAAATTTATTACAGCAATGTGATAATCAGATTACTCCTCTTAACGGCCAGGAACGGCTCATGTTTATTGAACAGCGGCCATCTAATTATGCAGCGTTTCGCCAATTGGATGAGTTGTTTGCCGAAATGAAAAAATTGATCGCTTCTAAGCGTGTTCAGTTAAAAAGGTTAGAAGAGTAA
- the nth gene encoding endonuclease III, with translation MMSKKEWQRCLEEMDHMFPDAHCELIHRNPFDLLIATLLSAQCTDKLVNKVTADLFQKYHTPEDYVSVPLEELQLDIRSIGLFRNKAKNIQALSRILIDEYNSTVPADRDLLMTFPGVGRKTANVVVSVAFGIPALAVDTHVERVAKRLGLNRWKDNPLQVEETIMKKTPAEDWSKTHHQIIFFGRYHCKAQNPGCHICPLFDRCREGQKRDKKGLVKHEIVTEVN, from the coding sequence ATGATGTCAAAAAAAGAATGGCAGCGATGCTTGGAAGAAATGGATCATATGTTTCCAGATGCCCATTGCGAACTGATACACCGTAATCCGTTTGATTTGCTGATCGCCACATTACTGTCGGCGCAATGCACCGATAAGCTGGTTAATAAGGTTACAGCTGATCTTTTTCAAAAGTATCACACACCGGAAGATTATGTTTCTGTGCCGCTGGAAGAATTGCAGCTGGATATCCGTTCGATCGGACTGTTCCGAAACAAAGCGAAGAACATTCAAGCACTCAGCAGAATCTTGATCGATGAATACAATAGCACTGTACCGGCAGACCGGGATTTGCTGATGACATTTCCGGGAGTAGGGCGCAAAACAGCAAACGTTGTAGTGTCAGTGGCATTCGGGATTCCTGCTCTTGCAGTGGATACTCATGTAGAACGGGTAGCCAAAAGGCTCGGCTTGAACCGCTGGAAAGACAACCCGCTGCAAGTGGAAGAAACCATCATGAAAAAAACGCCGGCAGAAGACTGGTCGAAAACCCATCATCAAATCATATTTTTCGGCCGTTACCACTGCAAAGCCCAAAATCCTGGCTGCCACATTTGCCCTTTGTTCGATCGTTGCAGAGAAGGTCAAAAACGGGATAAAAAAGGGCTGGTCAAGCATGAAATTGTCACAGAGGTTAATTAA
- a CDS encoding DnaD domain-containing protein — translation MKQPNRLHTWIEQGNVSISQLFFRFYKELKITDEEAMLIMHVHAFQQAGNPFPTPDEIGARMMTTQKSVTTMLQKLMQQGYLAIEQEKEKDILTERISFQPLWDRLLDCVYKEQHAEKENSQKALEGEIFQLFEQEFGRFLSPMEIETISMWMDQDGHTPAIIRMALKEAVISQKISLRYVDRILFEWKKKNITTSNEVTRHATSFREKNIQLQPAANNAKKVQFYNWLEDRN, via the coding sequence ATGAAACAACCGAATCGATTGCACACTTGGATCGAGCAGGGAAATGTTAGCATTTCCCAGCTCTTTTTTCGCTTTTATAAAGAGTTGAAGATAACTGATGAAGAAGCTATGCTCATTATGCATGTTCATGCATTCCAACAAGCAGGGAATCCCTTTCCGACACCGGATGAAATCGGGGCCCGCATGATGACGACGCAAAAAAGCGTGACTACGATGCTGCAGAAATTGATGCAGCAAGGCTATTTAGCGATAGAGCAAGAAAAAGAAAAAGATATTTTAACAGAACGAATTTCTTTTCAGCCGCTATGGGACAGATTATTGGATTGTGTCTATAAAGAACAGCATGCAGAAAAAGAAAACTCCCAAAAAGCATTGGAAGGAGAAATCTTTCAATTATTCGAGCAAGAGTTTGGACGCTTTTTATCTCCAATGGAAATTGAAACCATTTCAATGTGGATGGATCAAGACGGACATACACCGGCCATTATCCGGATGGCATTGAAAGAAGCCGTGATTTCCCAAAAAATCAGTCTGCGCTACGTAGACCGGATTTTGTTTGAATGGAAAAAGAAAAACATTACAACTTCGAACGAAGTTACACGGCATGCAACTTCGTTCAGAGAAAAAAATATCCAGCTTCAGCCTGCAGCAAATAATGCGAAAAAAGTGCAATTCTACAATTGGCTGGAGGACCGGAATTAG
- the asnS gene encoding asparagine--tRNA ligase, giving the protein MKKITIAEMAKYNGQTVKLGAWVSNKRSSGKIAFLQLRDGSGFVQAVVVKAEVGDELFATAKSLTQETSLYVTGEVKEDERSSFGYELAVTGIEVIHEAKDFPITPKEHGTEFLMDNRHLWLRSRKQHAIMKIRNEIIRATYEFFNDNGFVKVDPPILTGSAPEGTSELFATKYFDEDAYLSQSGQLYMEAAAMALGKVFSFGPTFRAEKSKTRRHLIEFWMIEPEMAFMEHAESLEVQEQYVAHLVQSVLKNCQLELERLERDTTKLEKIKAPFPRITYDDAIKWLNDNGFDDIKWGEDFGAPHETAIAESYEMPVFIINYPIGIKPFYMQPHPDRDDVVLCADMIAPEGYGEIIGGSERIYDYDLMKQRIQEHNLDESAYAWYLELSKYGAVPHSGFGLGLERTVAWISGAEHVRESIPFPRLLNRLYP; this is encoded by the coding sequence ATGAAAAAGATAACAATTGCTGAGATGGCAAAATACAACGGACAAACAGTTAAATTAGGCGCTTGGGTATCAAACAAGCGTTCAAGCGGGAAAATTGCTTTTCTGCAATTGCGGGACGGCTCTGGATTTGTACAAGCTGTTGTAGTTAAAGCGGAAGTGGGCGATGAGTTGTTCGCCACTGCCAAATCGTTGACACAGGAAACTTCATTATATGTAACAGGAGAAGTGAAAGAAGACGAGCGTTCTTCTTTCGGCTATGAACTTGCCGTAACTGGCATCGAAGTCATCCATGAAGCGAAAGATTTTCCGATTACGCCGAAAGAACACGGCACGGAATTTTTGATGGACAACCGCCATTTATGGCTGCGTTCACGCAAGCAGCATGCTATTATGAAAATCCGCAACGAAATCATCCGTGCAACTTACGAATTTTTCAATGACAATGGCTTTGTGAAAGTCGACCCGCCTATTTTGACAGGATCAGCACCAGAAGGAACTTCTGAGCTGTTCGCTACAAAATACTTTGATGAAGATGCTTATTTGTCCCAATCAGGCCAACTGTACATGGAAGCGGCAGCAATGGCACTGGGCAAAGTGTTTTCCTTCGGCCCGACATTCCGTGCGGAAAAATCGAAGACGCGCCGCCACTTGATTGAATTCTGGATGATCGAACCGGAAATGGCGTTCATGGAACATGCGGAAAGCCTGGAAGTGCAAGAACAATATGTGGCACATTTAGTGCAATCGGTATTGAAAAATTGCCAATTGGAACTGGAAAGACTAGAACGAGATACTACGAAACTTGAAAAAATCAAAGCACCATTCCCGCGCATTACATATGATGATGCCATCAAATGGTTGAATGACAACGGTTTTGACGATATTAAATGGGGCGAAGACTTCGGAGCGCCGCATGAAACAGCGATTGCCGAGAGCTACGAAATGCCGGTATTCATCATCAACTATCCAATAGGCATCAAACCGTTCTACATGCAGCCGCATCCAGACCGTGATGACGTCGTTTTATGTGCAGATATGATCGCACCTGAAGGATACGGGGAAATCATCGGTGGGTCAGAGCGCATCTACGATTACGACTTGATGAAACAGCGCATCCAGGAGCATAACTTGGATGAAAGTGCATATGCCTGGTATTTGGAACTGAGCAAATACGGAGCTGTGCCGCATTCAGGCTTCGGACTTGGGCTAGAGCGTACGGTTGCTTGGATCAGCGGAGCAGAACATGTCAGAGAATCAATTCCGTTCCCGCGCCTATTGAACCGTTTATACCCATAA
- a CDS encoding pyridoxal phosphate-dependent aminotransferase yields MINLADRVQTLTPSTTLAITAKANELKAQGVDIIGLGAGEPDYNTPENILQAAYQSMKEGKTKYTPAGGLPALKEAVINKLQRDQNLSYEPKEIMVGIGAKHVLYTLFQVLLNEGDEVIIPIPYWVSYPEQVKLAQGVPVYIEATASQAYKISAQQLREAITDRTKAVIINSPSNPTGMIYTKEELVELAEVCRESDILIISDEIYEKLIYGDTVHTSIATLSEDAKNRTIVINGVSKSHSMTGWRIGYAAGDSSLIKAMTDLASHSTSNPTTTSQYAAIEAYNGPQDTVEEMRQAFESRLEAIFPKLEAIPGFKVIRPQGAFYLLPDVSEAAHKTGYASVDDFVTGLLTEANVAVIPGSGFGAHDTIRLSYATSLESLTEAVERIHQFVSSKWKD; encoded by the coding sequence TTGATCAACTTAGCGGATCGCGTACAAACTTTAACACCATCAACAACTCTGGCCATTACAGCCAAAGCAAATGAGTTAAAAGCGCAAGGTGTCGATATTATCGGTCTTGGAGCCGGTGAACCGGATTACAATACACCAGAAAACATTTTACAAGCGGCTTACCAGTCGATGAAAGAAGGAAAAACAAAATACACTCCTGCAGGCGGTCTTCCAGCATTAAAAGAAGCCGTGATCAATAAATTGCAGCGCGACCAAAATCTGTCCTACGAGCCAAAAGAAATTATGGTCGGCATTGGTGCGAAACATGTGCTGTACACCTTATTCCAAGTTTTGCTGAATGAAGGCGACGAAGTCATCATTCCGATTCCTTATTGGGTCAGCTATCCGGAACAAGTCAAACTGGCGCAAGGCGTTCCGGTATACATAGAGGCAACAGCCAGCCAAGCATATAAAATTTCAGCGCAGCAGCTGAGAGAAGCTATTACGGACCGGACAAAAGCAGTGATCATCAATTCACCAAGCAACCCGACTGGCATGATCTATACAAAAGAAGAACTGGTGGAGCTGGCAGAAGTATGCCGCGAATCCGATATTTTAATCATTTCAGATGAAATATATGAAAAATTAATCTACGGGGATACGGTGCATACGTCCATAGCAACCTTGTCGGAAGATGCGAAAAACCGCACGATTGTCATTAATGGCGTATCAAAATCTCATTCAATGACAGGATGGCGCATTGGCTATGCGGCTGGTGATTCCTCGCTTATCAAAGCAATGACGGACCTTGCAAGCCATTCGACATCTAATCCGACTACTACATCCCAATATGCTGCAATTGAAGCATATAATGGCCCACAGGATACAGTAGAGGAAATGCGCCAGGCATTTGAAAGCCGTTTGGAAGCGATTTTCCCTAAACTTGAGGCCATTCCTGGATTTAAAGTGATCCGTCCACAAGGCGCATTTTACTTGTTGCCGGATGTTTCCGAGGCAGCACATAAAACCGGTTATGCTTCAGTTGATGATTTCGTAACAGGTTTGTTGACGGAAGCGAATGTGGCAGTGATTCCGGGCTCCGGTTTTGGCGCACATGATACCATCCGCCTATCGTACGCGACTTCTCTTGAATCGCTGACGGAAGCGGTTGAACGGATCCATCAATTTGTATCTTCAAAATGGAAAGACTGA
- a CDS encoding cell wall elongation regulator TseB-like domain-containing protein has protein sequence MKQWITFILGFLSFLAVALMIAVIVAGNKPYSEVEKQAIERVENDFLLEDIQQAYVYSNKQTSVTVIGTDSKGALKAVFVPAGKGELKTVPLEGAVTPQQAREIALADKDIKEILHTKLGMESKGPVWEIAYVNKQDQLNYIYILANDGTTWKQILNL, from the coding sequence ATGAAGCAATGGATTACATTCATTCTGGGCTTTCTTTCTTTTCTGGCTGTGGCATTGATGATCGCCGTTATTGTTGCAGGCAATAAGCCATATTCAGAAGTGGAAAAACAAGCAATAGAGCGAGTGGAAAATGACTTTCTGCTGGAGGATATTCAGCAGGCATACGTTTATTCCAATAAGCAAACTTCTGTAACGGTCATTGGAACAGATTCAAAAGGTGCATTAAAAGCAGTATTTGTACCGGCCGGAAAAGGAGAGCTGAAGACTGTGCCGCTTGAAGGAGCGGTGACTCCCCAACAAGCTCGTGAAATAGCGCTTGCTGATAAAGACATCAAAGAAATCCTCCATACAAAACTTGGCATGGAAAGCAAAGGTCCCGTATGGGAAATTGCCTACGTCAATAAACAAGATCAGCTAAACTACATCTATATCTTGGCTAATGACGGCACTACATGGAAACAAATACTTAATTTGTGA
- a CDS encoding YpmA family protein, with amino-acid sequence MESKIEVLSTVNVKYNADLYKVVDALNRTLKHNNLMFGLALDKEDPEKAVFTIYKT; translated from the coding sequence ATGGAATCAAAAATTGAAGTGTTATCCACTGTTAATGTGAAATATAATGCGGATTTATACAAAGTGGTAGACGCCTTGAACCGTACTTTAAAGCATAATAATTTGATGTTCGGCTTAGCACTTGATAAAGAAGATCCGGAAAAAGCGGTCTTTACAATTTATAAGACTTAG
- the dinG gene encoding ATP-dependent DNA helicase DinG — protein MNTQKYVVVDIETTGHSPAKGDRIIQIAMVTIENNKITDTYTEFINPGRKIPAFIQDLTNINEQDVADALPFEAHAALIFEKLQNAIFVAHNTNFDLPFLQAELSGSGLPKWYGLTMDTVEMSRLMYPTAYSYKLQDIAAELGIPLKSAHRADDDALATAHLFLKAIEDLGKLPYDTLAQLHKRSFQLKSDLSRLFFELTQQKRNAQMDDFARFNGLPLKRRKLESNDTSNSHAAAIDWEQRLEAVFPQFERRQSQFDMMASIQKALKHGEERVIEASTGMGKTIAYLLPAVNHAIETGKQVLISTYTTHLQDQLVLKEGKIVEQIVGAPVRLVLVKGLSHYIDLSRFNELLQGEDESYDETFTIMQVLIWLTSTETGDLNELNASSGGQFVLDKIRRSHLRRLTRDEKAYDFYEFALERSKHAHVIVTNHSFLLNQRLSSSNILANTDAFIWDEAHQVVQAAVSQHEKTFVYTQWKYIFGQLGTYDDQQLFAKLYKTAEKTGFSSIPEMLQLESLFIKFVSLFDEISAMLTAEFLAKFRGSRHKKCASLLSEMPYDKARFMDLLRYLNEWIDMSQLILQKAERLTETSIQDKLVITDWRYWTEELMVKAVEFSEIFVFPLEDEVSWIEGDLRSLPTSLSLYKQPFEVTSIVQKVIGPVRGEKAIIWLSGTMSVPSNERFIVNQLGIPQDVPITKFEPPKEFYQGARVFIVEDMPDIQQVSQSDYIESVADAVIQTVLVTEGRCFVLFTSQDMLRKTVDLIQDTGLLDDYMLFAQGISSGSRMRLLKSFQRFQKSVLFGTNSFWEGVDVPGDALRAVVVVRLPFTSPDEPIFKARSEVISKEGINPFLHYALPEAVLRLRQGFGRLIRSKNDQGMFIVLDRRIETKSYGIEFLNALPKVKVSKVSLEKMVTDIEDWYNKQ, from the coding sequence ATGAACACCCAAAAATATGTCGTTGTCGATATTGAAACTACAGGCCATTCCCCTGCTAAAGGTGACCGGATTATTCAAATAGCGATGGTAACGATTGAAAATAATAAAATTACCGATACATACACAGAGTTTATCAATCCTGGGCGGAAAATACCGGCCTTTATCCAAGATTTGACGAATATTAACGAACAGGATGTAGCGGATGCGCTGCCGTTTGAGGCGCACGCTGCATTGATTTTTGAAAAGTTGCAGAATGCCATATTCGTGGCACATAACACCAATTTTGATCTGCCGTTTTTACAGGCTGAGCTAAGCGGCAGCGGATTGCCGAAATGGTATGGTTTGACGATGGACACGGTGGAGATGTCCCGTTTGATGTATCCGACTGCATACAGTTATAAATTGCAGGATATTGCTGCGGAACTGGGAATTCCGCTTAAAAGTGCCCACCGTGCAGACGACGACGCATTAGCGACGGCGCATTTGTTTTTAAAGGCGATAGAAGACTTGGGGAAATTGCCTTATGATACACTAGCTCAATTGCATAAACGCTCTTTTCAGCTGAAGTCCGATTTATCCCGTCTCTTTTTTGAATTGACACAGCAAAAAAGGAACGCCCAAATGGATGATTTTGCCCGTTTCAACGGCTTGCCGCTAAAACGGCGGAAACTGGAAAGTAACGATACATCCAATAGCCATGCGGCTGCGATTGATTGGGAACAGCGCCTTGAAGCGGTATTTCCTCAATTTGAACGGCGGCAAAGTCAGTTTGACATGATGGCTTCGATTCAAAAAGCGCTGAAACACGGAGAAGAACGGGTGATTGAGGCTTCCACTGGAATGGGGAAGACAATCGCTTATTTATTGCCTGCGGTCAATCATGCCATTGAAACAGGCAAGCAGGTGCTGATTAGCACGTATACCACTCATTTGCAGGATCAGCTGGTTCTAAAAGAAGGGAAAATTGTCGAACAGATTGTCGGTGCCCCGGTACGGCTCGTCTTAGTCAAAGGATTGAGCCATTATATTGATTTGTCGAGGTTTAATGAGCTATTGCAAGGCGAAGATGAGTCGTATGATGAAACTTTCACCATCATGCAAGTGCTGATCTGGCTGACGTCAACTGAAACCGGCGATTTAAACGAGTTAAATGCTTCAAGCGGCGGCCAGTTTGTGCTGGATAAAATCCGGCGTTCGCATCTCAGAAGATTGACGCGGGATGAAAAAGCATACGATTTTTACGAGTTTGCCTTGGAGCGTTCGAAGCATGCCCATGTAATCGTCACCAACCATTCATTCTTATTAAATCAGCGGTTGAGCAGTTCGAATATATTAGCGAACACGGATGCTTTTATCTGGGATGAAGCCCATCAAGTTGTACAGGCAGCTGTTTCGCAGCATGAAAAAACATTTGTTTATACGCAATGGAAATATATTTTTGGGCAACTTGGCACGTATGACGATCAGCAGTTATTTGCTAAATTATATAAAACTGCAGAAAAAACCGGTTTTTCATCGATTCCGGAAATGCTTCAACTTGAATCGTTGTTCATCAAATTCGTCTCGTTATTTGATGAAATATCCGCAATGCTGACAGCTGAATTTTTGGCGAAGTTCAGAGGCAGCCGCCATAAGAAATGCGCTTCGTTATTAAGCGAAATGCCCTATGATAAAGCACGTTTTATGGACTTGCTGCGCTATTTGAACGAGTGGATTGACATGTCCCAGCTTATTTTGCAAAAAGCAGAACGGTTGACGGAAACGTCGATCCAGGACAAATTGGTCATTACAGATTGGCGGTATTGGACGGAAGAGTTAATGGTCAAAGCAGTGGAATTCAGTGAAATCTTCGTGTTCCCGCTCGAGGATGAAGTCAGTTGGATAGAAGGCGATTTAAGAAGCCTGCCGACGAGTTTGTCACTTTACAAGCAGCCTTTTGAAGTGACTTCCATTGTTCAAAAAGTCATTGGGCCTGTACGGGGAGAAAAAGCGATTATCTGGCTGTCGGGTACGATGAGTGTCCCATCCAATGAACGTTTTATCGTTAATCAGCTGGGCATACCACAGGATGTACCCATTACGAAGTTTGAGCCGCCGAAAGAATTTTACCAAGGAGCACGCGTTTTCATCGTCGAAGATATGCCGGATATCCAGCAAGTTTCCCAAAGCGATTATATTGAGTCGGTAGCAGATGCGGTCATCCAGACTGTACTTGTTACGGAAGGGCGCTGTTTTGTGCTTTTTACATCGCAGGACATGCTGAGAAAAACAGTGGACTTGATCCAGGATACCGGTTTATTGGACGACTATATGCTGTTTGCGCAAGGAATTTCATCTGGCAGCAGGATGAGGCTGTTAAAATCATTTCAGCGTTTTCAGAAGTCGGTCCTGTTTGGGACAAACAGTTTCTGGGAAGGAGTCGACGTGCCTGGTGATGCGCTGCGGGCCGTTGTAGTCGTGCGCTTGCCGTTTACATCACCGGATGAGCCGATTTTCAAAGCCAGATCTGAAGTCATTTCAAAAGAAGGCATCAATCCGTTTCTGCATTACGCCTTGCCGGAAGCAGTACTGCGTTTGCGTCAAGGTTTCGGCAGGCTGATCCGTTCCAAAAATGACCAAGGCATGTTCATCGTTCTGGATAGAAGGATTGAAACGAAATCATATGGTATTGAATTTTTGAATGCTTTGCCAAAAGTGAAAGTATCAAAAGTGTCTTTAGAAAAGATGGTAACGGATATTGAAGATTGGTATAATAAGCAATGA